From one Henriciella marina DSM 19595 genomic stretch:
- the era gene encoding GTPase Era, whose translation MQAEDIKRAGFVAIIGAPNAGKSTLTNAMVGTKVAIVTHKVQTTRFPVRGVAHQDDAQIVIVDTPGIFGAKKRLDRAMVKSAWTGAEDADAVVHLIDAAAWIAERKGKAAPAQIKSVEDDRDVIRTLKRNERKVILALNKIDLFPHDEVLPLISTFNEEGAYNDVFMISAENGDGLDTLMAHLASKMPEGPAMFPPEQSADIPMRLLAAEITREKLMLRLHEELPYQLTVETETWEDFQNGDIRIEQKVIVGRDNHKSMVLGKNGQTIKWVSRAAREELGALLGTRVHLFLFVKVDEKWQERRESYAHLGLEFDS comes from the coding sequence ATGCAGGCTGAGGATATCAAGCGCGCTGGCTTTGTTGCCATCATTGGCGCACCGAATGCGGGCAAGTCCACGTTGACCAATGCCATGGTCGGCACCAAGGTCGCGATCGTGACCCACAAGGTTCAGACGACCCGGTTTCCGGTGCGCGGCGTAGCCCATCAGGATGACGCCCAGATCGTGATCGTCGATACGCCCGGTATCTTCGGAGCAAAGAAACGGCTTGACCGCGCCATGGTAAAGTCTGCCTGGACAGGCGCCGAGGATGCCGATGCCGTCGTGCACCTGATTGATGCGGCTGCATGGATCGCAGAACGAAAAGGCAAGGCGGCGCCAGCTCAGATCAAATCTGTCGAAGACGACCGCGATGTCATCCGCACGCTGAAGCGCAATGAGCGCAAGGTCATCCTCGCGCTCAACAAGATCGATCTCTTCCCTCACGATGAGGTCCTTCCGCTGATCTCTACATTCAACGAAGAGGGCGCCTATAACGACGTCTTCATGATCTCCGCAGAAAACGGCGATGGTCTCGACACGCTGATGGCGCATCTCGCCTCGAAGATGCCGGAAGGCCCGGCCATGTTCCCGCCAGAACAGTCTGCCGATATTCCGATGCGCCTGCTTGCCGCCGAGATCACGCGCGAGAAGCTGATGCTGCGCCTGCACGAAGAGCTGCCCTATCAGCTCACCGTGGAGACCGAGACCTGGGAAGATTTCCAGAACGGCGACATCCGGATCGAGCAGAAAGTGATCGTTGGCCGCGACAATCACAAATCCATGGTGCTCGGCAAGAATGGCCAGACCATCAAATGGGTCAGCAGGGCCGCACGCGAAGAGCTGGGTGCGCTGCTGGGCACACGCGTGCATCTCTTCCTTTTCGTGAAGGTCGACGAGAAGTGGCAGGAACGGCGCGAAAGCTACGCGCATCTCGGACTGGAGTTCGATAGCTGA
- a CDS encoding LemA family protein yields MTFLYILIGAMAILVVFLIGIYNSLVAKRQRCNQAFADIDVQLKQRQNLIPNLVETVKGYASHERETLDAVVQARNSAVAAQSPGEMAQAEGMLTGALGRLFALSEAYPDLKANENFKDLQDELSVIEDKLAAARRFYNAAVQDYNTSREQFPNSIVAGMFNFEEREFFDLGGDRTALSNVPEVKF; encoded by the coding sequence ATGACATTTCTATATATTCTCATAGGCGCGATGGCGATCCTGGTCGTCTTCCTGATCGGCATCTACAACTCGCTCGTCGCCAAGCGGCAGCGCTGCAATCAGGCCTTCGCTGACATCGATGTGCAGCTGAAGCAGCGCCAGAACCTGATCCCCAATCTGGTGGAGACGGTCAAAGGCTATGCCAGCCATGAGCGGGAAACGCTCGATGCCGTTGTGCAGGCAAGAAATTCAGCCGTTGCCGCCCAGTCGCCGGGTGAAATGGCGCAGGCCGAAGGCATGCTTACCGGTGCCCTCGGACGGCTCTTCGCCCTGTCCGAAGCCTATCCCGATCTGAAGGCGAATGAGAATTTCAAGGACCTGCAGGACGAGCTTTCGGTCATCGAAGACAAGCTTGCTGCCGCTCGCCGTTTCTACAACGCTGCCGTGCAGGACTATAACACGTCGCGCGAACAGTTTCCGAACTCCATCGTGGCCGGTATGTTCAACTTCGAGGAACGCGAATTCTTCGACCTGGGCGGCGACCGCACGGCGCTTTCAAACGTTCCGGAAGTTAAATTCTAG
- the rnc gene encoding ribonuclease III, producing MKPARPKRTRLRASGKTLKRKRPELSPEDRTALEGRLGYTFKTVEWLHRALTHPSLIDNYDGDAQFSNQRLEFLGDRVLGLIMAEMLIAKFPSEREGYLTRLFHQLVSGEACAEVGEAIGLRPFIFLDASMENNKRGSYDKSVADAIEAIVAAIYRDGGLEAARTFISRHWMMELVDRELSQQNPKTRLSDWCGANRAPYATYDIIERSGPDHEPVFLVQAKVEGHGQATDKGRSRQEAEMAAADRLLKDLIRNAG from the coding sequence ATGAAACCGGCCCGCCCGAAACGTACGCGCCTCCGCGCATCCGGCAAGACGCTGAAACGCAAGCGTCCAGAGCTATCGCCGGAAGATCGAACAGCGCTCGAAGGCCGGCTCGGCTATACGTTCAAGACGGTTGAATGGCTGCACCGCGCGCTGACGCATCCAAGCCTCATCGACAATTACGACGGCGATGCGCAGTTCTCGAACCAGCGCCTGGAATTCCTTGGTGACCGCGTTCTTGGCCTGATCATGGCCGAGATGCTGATCGCAAAATTCCCGTCCGAGCGCGAGGGCTATCTCACCCGTCTTTTCCACCAGCTCGTCAGCGGTGAAGCCTGCGCCGAAGTCGGTGAAGCGATTGGCCTCCGTCCCTTCATCTTTCTCGATGCGTCGATGGAGAACAATAAGCGTGGCAGTTACGACAAGAGTGTTGCCGACGCGATTGAGGCGATCGTCGCGGCCATCTACCGCGACGGCGGACTGGAAGCGGCGCGAACCTTTATCAGCCGTCACTGGATGATGGAGCTTGTGGACCGTGAGCTCTCGCAGCAGAACCCGAAAACAAGACTGAGTGACTGGTGTGGCGCAAACCGCGCACCTTATGCGACTTATGATATCATAGAGCGATCTGGCCCGGACCACGAGCCGGTGTTTCTGGTCCAGGCGAAGGTCGAAGGTCATGGGCAGGCCACCGACAAGGGCCGATCGAGGCAGGAAGCTGAAATGGCTGCGGCCGACCGTTTATTGAAGGATCTTATCCGCAATGCAGGCTGA
- a CDS encoding extensin-like domain-containing protein: MISTLERGIKQVGVVAALLLAAIAFNAYVPVQHNPLRPLSLTDPIGLATPLKLSRLKSDFDQCYSLLDRASVEYTALSDDSGTERCPLERPLTLDQSNYPYSVAPLKMTCATTASLFVWEQEVVAPAAEAILGEEVDRILSYGSFSCRNIAGSSNLSEHGKANAIDIQGFRLADGRVIDVRQHWREDGEFGEFLDEVHGGACQLFSVVLGPDYNAAHADHFHFDMGGSSICR; this comes from the coding sequence ATGATCAGCACGCTTGAGCGGGGTATTAAACAGGTTGGTGTCGTTGCGGCACTGCTTCTGGCTGCGATTGCCTTCAATGCATACGTGCCTGTGCAGCACAACCCGCTTCGCCCGCTAAGTCTGACGGACCCGATCGGCTTGGCGACCCCGCTGAAACTCTCCCGGCTGAAGAGCGATTTCGATCAGTGCTACAGCCTGCTCGACCGGGCCTCGGTGGAATATACTGCCCTGTCCGATGACAGCGGCACGGAGCGCTGTCCGCTTGAACGCCCGCTCACCCTCGACCAGTCGAACTACCCCTATTCCGTGGCACCGCTGAAAATGACATGCGCAACGACGGCCTCTCTCTTCGTGTGGGAGCAGGAAGTGGTCGCGCCAGCCGCAGAGGCTATTCTCGGCGAAGAGGTCGACCGCATCCTCTCCTATGGTTCATTTTCGTGCCGCAATATCGCCGGCTCCAGCAATCTCAGCGAACACGGGAAAGCCAATGCCATCGATATCCAAGGCTTTCGTCTGGCGGACGGCCGCGTCATCGATGTACGCCAGCATTGGCGTGAGGACGGAGAATTCGGTGAGTTTCTGGATGAGGTCCATGGCGGCGCCTGCCAGCTTTTCTCGGTCGTCCTGGGGCCGGACTATAACGCCGCGCACGCCGATCACTTTCACTTCGACATGGGCGGGTCGAGCATCTGTCGCTAG
- the pyrE gene encoding orotate phosphoribosyltransferase — translation MTNDDVLDCFREAGALLEGHFILSSGRRSPVFLQKALVFSQPELAERLCNALADKVTEKFGRIDVVAGPAVGGIIPGYELARQLGCRSIFAERVDGELQFRRGFSIAEGERILIAEDIVTTGLSFRETVVALGKLPGEIVGGSCVIDRSNGRADVGCELVSLARVDFPDYDPEDLPDDLKAIPAVKPGSRGLV, via the coding sequence TTGACCAATGATGATGTGCTCGACTGTTTCCGCGAAGCTGGCGCATTGCTCGAAGGTCATTTCATTCTCTCATCGGGGCGCCGCAGTCCCGTTTTTCTCCAGAAGGCGCTTGTCTTCTCACAGCCAGAGCTCGCCGAGCGACTGTGCAACGCGCTGGCAGACAAGGTCACCGAAAAGTTCGGCAGGATAGACGTAGTGGCCGGACCTGCCGTTGGCGGGATCATTCCCGGGTACGAGCTTGCCCGCCAACTTGGCTGCCGCTCCATCTTTGCAGAGCGCGTCGATGGGGAGCTGCAGTTCCGGCGGGGTTTTTCCATTGCTGAGGGCGAGCGTATCCTGATTGCCGAAGATATTGTCACAACGGGCCTCTCTTTCCGTGAGACCGTTGTCGCGCTCGGCAAACTTCCGGGAGAGATTGTCGGCGGCTCCTGCGTCATCGACCGCTCCAATGGCCGCGCCGATGTCGGCTGCGAGCTTGTCTCACTCGCCCGTGTTGATTTTCCAGACTACGATCCGGAAGACCTGCCTGACGACCTCAAGGCTATCCCTGCCGTGAAGCCCGGCAGCCGCGGCCTCGTCTGA
- a CDS encoding RelA/SpoT family protein: MESATVPQTDRSPANMERREAGARVSIPAREDLIEAVRAYYPEVDSARLGQAYDFAKEKHGEQLRKSGDPYYSHPVQVAMLLAYLQLDQCTIMAGLLHDTVEDCEVSLDEIEARFGDDVAELVDGVTKLGKLDYKSEKSKQAENFQKFILATVQDIRVLLVKLADRLHNMRTLHFVPKEESRRRIAGETLEIYAPLARRVGLYHVASELEDLGFHHINPAARDSIVDKLEELMSVNADDLERIRFAIKQIVAEHGITARIKGRRKQPYSIWRKLERKSISFRGVADIFGFRVIVSDVSECYRLLGAFHTVWACLPDRFRDFISVPKPNGYASLHTTVRASGNRLVELQIRTEEMDRTAEHGVAAHWTYKNSEYGFDLESSKAAGLDPSMNLRAFGELLADGAEPDEFLEHAKLEMYREHVFVFTPKGRLIILPSGAMPLDFAYAVHTAVGDTCDGVKVNGVDRTLRTPLKNGDVVEILRRPESRPVVGWEALTVTGRARSAIRRLIRGREQIEFVKLGRALMDRDLRRAGIDPIEIDMPRIARRASYETAEDLAEAIGRGRYETAEFIRTAFPGHEPSQAVLTDRTLIDDMHASQMIAGEDLTPGVTLHLGECCHPIPGDRIIGLREPEKGLVIHTIFCRQVAAYEDRPDLWVDLRWNEVAKQGVVAVGRIGVLAVNKPGVMALQCSAVAQAGGNITRVETGERAADFLQLIFDIEVEDLRHLEHIRAALRALAVVESVERIEETTN, encoded by the coding sequence ATGGAGAGTGCGACCGTACCTCAAACTGACCGGTCGCCCGCGAATATGGAGCGGCGCGAGGCGGGAGCCCGCGTCTCCATTCCAGCACGCGAAGACCTGATTGAGGCGGTTCGCGCCTATTATCCTGAAGTGGATTCTGCAAGGCTTGGGCAAGCCTATGATTTTGCTAAGGAAAAGCACGGCGAACAACTTCGAAAATCCGGCGACCCCTACTATTCGCACCCGGTTCAGGTTGCGATGCTTCTGGCTTATCTGCAGCTCGACCAGTGCACGATCATGGCGGGTCTGCTGCACGACACGGTCGAGGATTGCGAAGTTTCCCTGGATGAGATCGAAGCGAGGTTTGGCGATGACGTCGCCGAGCTGGTCGATGGCGTCACGAAGCTCGGCAAGCTTGATTACAAGTCGGAGAAATCCAAACAGGCCGAGAACTTCCAGAAGTTCATACTGGCGACCGTTCAAGATATCCGGGTCCTGCTCGTAAAACTCGCCGACCGGCTGCACAATATGCGCACCTTGCACTTTGTGCCGAAGGAAGAGTCCCGCCGCAGGATCGCTGGGGAAACGCTAGAGATCTATGCGCCGCTCGCGCGTCGTGTGGGGCTTTACCACGTGGCTTCCGAACTCGAAGATCTTGGCTTCCATCATATCAATCCGGCCGCGCGCGATAGCATCGTCGACAAGCTCGAAGAGCTTATGTCCGTAAATGCTGATGATCTTGAGCGCATCCGTTTTGCAATCAAGCAGATCGTTGCCGAACATGGCATTACCGCTCGCATAAAAGGGCGCCGCAAGCAGCCTTACTCAATCTGGCGTAAGCTCGAGCGCAAATCGATTTCCTTCAGGGGCGTCGCCGATATCTTTGGCTTCCGCGTGATCGTGAGCGACGTCAGCGAGTGTTACCGCTTGCTCGGGGCGTTCCATACGGTCTGGGCCTGCCTTCCCGACAGGTTCAGGGACTTTATTTCCGTGCCCAAGCCAAACGGCTATGCGTCGCTCCACACAACGGTTCGCGCATCGGGTAACCGCCTCGTCGAGTTGCAGATCCGCACCGAAGAAATGGACCGCACCGCCGAGCACGGGGTTGCGGCACACTGGACTTACAAGAACAGCGAATACGGGTTCGACCTTGAGTCCTCGAAGGCTGCAGGTCTAGACCCGAGCATGAACCTTCGCGCCTTCGGTGAATTGCTCGCCGACGGCGCAGAGCCCGATGAATTCCTCGAGCACGCCAAGCTCGAAATGTACCGCGAGCATGTTTTCGTGTTCACGCCGAAAGGACGTCTCATCATTTTGCCGAGCGGGGCAATGCCGCTCGATTTCGCTTATGCCGTTCACACGGCTGTGGGTGACACATGTGACGGTGTGAAGGTCAATGGTGTTGATCGTACGCTTCGTACACCACTCAAGAATGGTGATGTCGTGGAAATCCTGAGGCGACCTGAATCGCGCCCCGTCGTCGGCTGGGAAGCACTGACGGTGACGGGTAGGGCACGGTCTGCGATCCGCCGCCTCATCCGCGGACGAGAACAGATCGAGTTTGTTAAGCTTGGCCGCGCGCTGATGGACCGTGATTTGAGGCGGGCAGGGATCGACCCGATCGAGATCGACATGCCCCGCATTGCGCGCCGCGCATCGTATGAGACCGCAGAAGACCTCGCAGAGGCGATCGGCCGTGGACGTTATGAGACGGCCGAGTTCATCCGAACCGCTTTTCCAGGCCACGAGCCGTCGCAGGCGGTGCTGACAGATCGCACGCTCATAGATGACATGCATGCCAGCCAGATGATTGCGGGCGAGGACCTGACACCAGGCGTGACCCTTCATCTTGGTGAATGCTGCCACCCCATTCCGGGTGACCGCATCATTGGTCTGAGAGAGCCCGAAAAAGGTCTCGTCATCCACACGATCTTCTGCCGTCAGGTCGCCGCCTATGAAGACCGGCCCGATCTCTGGGTCGACCTTCGCTGGAATGAAGTTGCCAAGCAGGGCGTGGTGGCTGTGGGCCGGATCGGTGTGCTTGCGGTGAACAAGCCGGGCGTCATGGCGCTGCAGTGTTCGGCGGTCGCGCAGGCAGGGGGCAATATCACACGCGTCGAGACAGGTGAACGGGCCGCTGATTTTCTTCAGCTGATCTTCGATATCGAGGTTGAGGACTTGCGTCATCTCGAGCACATAAGGGCCGCATTGCGCGCGCTCGCCGTCGTGGAGAGCGTCGAGCGGATTGAGGAGACGACCAATTGA
- the rpoZ gene encoding DNA-directed RNA polymerase subunit omega, translated as MARVTVEDCIEQVPNRFDLILLAAQRARMIREGSPITVDRDNDKDPVISLREIADRSVSLDVVREGLIAGLQEVRPGEEEEREADRAALETAPAATEEDVMRAYQAELESGRDDRF; from the coding sequence ATGGCACGAGTAACAGTCGAAGACTGCATTGAGCAGGTCCCGAACCGTTTTGACCTGATCCTTCTGGCGGCGCAGCGCGCGCGCATGATCCGCGAAGGCTCACCTATCACGGTTGACCGCGACAATGACAAGGATCCTGTGATCTCCCTGCGCGAGATTGCTGATCGCTCCGTCAGTCTCGATGTGGTTCGCGAAGGTCTGATTGCTGGCCTCCAGGAAGTTCGTCCGGGCGAAGAAGAAGAGCGCGAAGCCGATCGCGCCGCTCTGGAAACGGCACCTGCTGCGACCGAAGAAGACGTGATGCGCGCCTACCAGGCCGAACTGGAGTCGGGCCGCGACGACCGGTTCTAG
- a CDS encoding LabA-like NYN domain-containing protein: MAFYKDERLMLFIDGASLYSTTRALDVEIDFRKLLIEFRNRGRLLRANYYTTILEGDEYSPVRPLVDWLSYNGYNVIHKPAREFTDREGRRRARGNMNVEIAVDMMEAAGTVEHVVFFAGDADFRRLVETVKAKGCRVTLVSSVKSQPQTVGDELRREADVFIDLEELSDLIARPRSGNSEKTSAYATHDDD; the protein is encoded by the coding sequence ATGGCCTTTTATAAAGACGAACGGCTGATGCTGTTCATTGACGGAGCAAGCCTCTATTCCACAACGCGCGCTCTTGATGTCGAAATCGACTTCCGAAAACTGTTGATCGAGTTCCGCAATCGCGGGCGTCTCCTGCGGGCGAACTATTACACGACGATCCTTGAGGGCGACGAATACAGCCCTGTTCGCCCGCTCGTCGACTGGCTGAGCTACAATGGCTACAATGTCATCCACAAGCCTGCGCGCGAATTCACCGACCGTGAAGGCCGGCGCCGCGCACGCGGGAACATGAACGTTGAAATTGCAGTCGACATGATGGAGGCCGCCGGCACCGTCGAACACGTCGTTTTCTTTGCAGGCGATGCCGACTTCCGGCGCCTGGTTGAGACCGTGAAAGCCAAAGGCTGCCGGGTCACGCTTGTGTCCTCAGTAAAGTCCCAGCCCCAGACGGTCGGCGACGAGCTGCGCCGCGAGGCCGACGTCTTTATCGACCTGGAAGAACTGTCGGACCTGATCGCGCGTCCGCGCAGTGGCAATTCCGAGAAGACCAGCGCCTATGCGACGCATGACGATGACTGA
- the parC gene encoding DNA topoisomerase IV subunit A, with amino-acid sequence MSDLLDPEDGKIINEPLSEALTKRYLAYALSTITSRALPDVRDGLKPVQRRILYGMRELKLDPDSGYRKCAKIVGDVMGNFHPHGDSAIYDTLVRLAQNFSVRYPLVDGQGNFGNIDGDNAAAYRYTEARMTEAAKLLLEGLNEDAVDFKDNYSETEREPVVLPAGYPNLLANGATGIAVGMATSIPPHNVAEVIDAALLLIDDRDTPLTELMNVMPGPDFPTGGVIVEPRSAIREAYETGRGGFRMRARWSVEDLGRGTWQIVVTEIPYQVQKSRLIEKLAELLDTKKVPLLSDVRDESAEDIRVVLEPRAKTVDPDVLMESLFKLCDLESRFSMNMNVLDRGAPKVMSLREVIIAYLDHRREVVVRRAKFRLDKIEKRLHLLEGYLIAYLNIDEVIRIIREEDEPKKELMQRFKLTDTQAEAVLNLRLRALRKLEEMQIKTEHDELLAEQADIESLIGSPRRQWTKVGKELKDARKIFGPETEIGRRRSTFEDAPEIDLSAALEASTPKEPVTVVLSSMGWIRGMKGHGLDLETTKFKEGDSLYLSEEVQTTDKIVLLASDGRAFTLTCDKLPGGRGHGEPIRLSIDLEDNIEIISMFRLDGNRKRLMASDIGYGFIVPESELESNRKAGKSVVNTGGGNLLISHVVDGDQIAVIGSNKKLLIFPIEELPEMPRGKGVKLQAYRGKDKLADAMTFKAEEGFAVKDAAGRSRTFPEWEEWIGKRAQAGKAAPRGFPKSGTFTG; translated from the coding sequence ATGTCCGACCTTCTGGACCCCGAAGATGGCAAGATCATCAATGAGCCGCTGAGTGAAGCCCTCACCAAGCGCTACCTTGCCTATGCTTTGTCGACCATTACCTCGCGCGCGCTTCCTGATGTGCGCGATGGCCTGAAACCTGTCCAGCGCCGCATCCTTTACGGCATGCGCGAACTTAAGCTCGATCCAGACTCCGGCTACCGCAAATGTGCGAAAATCGTCGGTGACGTGATGGGTAACTTCCACCCGCACGGCGACAGCGCGATTTACGATACGCTTGTCAGGCTCGCCCAGAATTTCTCTGTTCGCTATCCGCTTGTCGATGGTCAGGGCAATTTCGGCAACATCGACGGCGATAATGCGGCCGCCTACCGTTACACCGAAGCCCGGATGACCGAAGCGGCCAAGCTCCTCCTGGAGGGGCTGAATGAGGACGCAGTCGACTTCAAGGACAACTATTCGGAAACCGAGCGCGAGCCAGTTGTGCTCCCGGCCGGCTATCCGAACCTGCTGGCCAATGGCGCAACAGGCATCGCTGTCGGCATGGCGACGTCCATCCCACCGCACAACGTCGCCGAAGTCATCGACGCCGCGCTCCTGCTCATCGACGACCGCGACACGCCGCTCACTGAACTGATGAATGTCATGCCGGGGCCGGACTTTCCGACGGGCGGCGTCATCGTCGAACCGCGCAGTGCCATTCGCGAAGCCTATGAGACGGGCCGGGGCGGTTTCCGCATGCGCGCGCGCTGGTCGGTCGAGGATCTTGGTCGGGGCACCTGGCAGATCGTCGTCACCGAAATACCCTATCAGGTCCAGAAATCACGTCTGATCGAAAAGCTCGCTGAGTTGCTCGACACCAAGAAGGTGCCGCTTCTCAGCGATGTTCGCGACGAAAGCGCCGAGGACATCCGCGTCGTTCTCGAACCACGCGCCAAGACGGTCGACCCGGACGTTCTGATGGAGAGCCTGTTCAAGCTCTGCGATCTGGAGTCGCGCTTCTCCATGAACATGAACGTGCTCGACCGGGGCGCGCCGAAGGTGATGAGCCTTCGCGAGGTCATCATTGCCTATCTCGACCACCGCCGCGAAGTCGTGGTTCGCCGGGCAAAGTTCCGTCTCGACAAGATCGAGAAGCGTCTGCACCTGCTTGAAGGCTATCTGATTGCCTACCTCAATATCGATGAGGTGATCCGCATCATCCGCGAGGAGGATGAGCCCAAGAAGGAGCTGATGCAGCGCTTCAAGCTTACGGATACGCAGGCAGAAGCGGTTCTGAACCTTCGCCTGCGGGCCCTCCGCAAGCTCGAAGAGATGCAGATCAAGACCGAGCATGATGAACTCCTGGCAGAGCAAGCCGATATCGAATCGCTGATAGGCTCGCCCCGCCGCCAGTGGACCAAGGTCGGCAAGGAGCTGAAAGACGCGCGCAAGATCTTCGGGCCCGAAACAGAAATCGGTCGCCGCCGCTCAACCTTTGAAGATGCGCCGGAGATCGATCTCTCCGCCGCGCTCGAAGCTTCGACGCCGAAGGAGCCGGTGACGGTCGTCCTTTCATCGATGGGCTGGATCCGCGGCATGAAGGGGCATGGCCTCGACCTTGAAACGACCAAGTTCAAGGAAGGCGACAGCCTCTATCTCAGCGAAGAGGTCCAGACGACGGACAAGATCGTGCTACTGGCGAGCGATGGCCGGGCGTTCACGCTCACCTGCGACAAGCTCCCGGGTGGACGCGGCCATGGAGAGCCAATTCGCCTGTCCATCGATCTGGAAGACAATATCGAGATCATCTCCATGTTCCGGCTGGACGGTAACCGAAAACGCCTGATGGCGTCCGATATCGGCTATGGCTTCATCGTGCCTGAGAGCGAGCTGGAGTCGAACCGCAAGGCCGGCAAATCGGTCGTGAACACGGGCGGCGGCAACCTCCTGATCAGTCATGTGGTTGATGGCGACCAGATCGCTGTCATCGGTAGCAACAAGAAGCTTCTCATCTTCCCGATTGAAGAGCTGCCGGAAATGCCGCGCGGCAAGGGCGTGAAGCTGCAGGCCTATCGCGGCAAGGACAAACTGGCGGATGCCATGACGTTCAAGGCCGAGGAGGGGTTTGCGGTCAAAGATGCAGCCGGCCGTTCGCGCACCTTCCCGGAATGGGAAGAATGGATCGGCAAACGGGCACAGGCCGGCAAGGCGGCGCCGCGCGGCTTTCCGAAGTCAGGCACGTTTACGGGTTAG
- the recO gene encoding DNA repair protein RecO, whose amino-acid sequence MQWRDEGLVLGGRKFGESGLILDVLTRERGRRSGLVYGGASRKKRAQYEPGNTVDLSWSGRLEEQLGRFDVAESTRQRASRLIDLPLALNAVASVCALLRGALNEGDHAGSALFDASELLLDQLDQPDVWPALYVRWELGLLAALGFGLDLDACAVSGANDGLTHVSPRTGRAVKGSEAEDYVDRLFVLPNFLTDTQAPAGPVDISQGLELTGHFIERRLFYAMNRDLPEARRRLAAKLAPRGPA is encoded by the coding sequence ATGCAATGGCGCGATGAGGGCCTTGTCCTCGGCGGCCGTAAATTCGGCGAAAGCGGCTTGATCCTTGATGTCCTGACGCGCGAACGTGGACGCCGCTCTGGCCTTGTGTATGGCGGCGCGTCCAGAAAGAAGCGGGCCCAGTATGAGCCCGGCAATACGGTCGATCTTTCCTGGTCTGGCCGTCTCGAAGAACAACTTGGCCGGTTCGATGTCGCTGAAAGTACGCGCCAGCGCGCCTCGCGCCTCATAGATCTGCCGCTCGCCCTCAATGCTGTTGCCTCTGTCTGCGCATTGCTTCGCGGCGCGCTCAATGAGGGCGATCATGCAGGCTCGGCGCTCTTTGATGCGAGTGAACTTCTGCTCGACCAGCTGGATCAGCCCGATGTCTGGCCCGCGCTCTATGTGCGGTGGGAGCTGGGATTGCTGGCGGCGCTCGGCTTCGGCCTCGACCTCGATGCCTGCGCGGTAAGCGGGGCCAATGATGGCCTCACCCATGTATCTCCAAGGACAGGCCGCGCGGTGAAGGGCTCTGAAGCCGAAGACTATGTCGACAGGCTATTCGTCCTGCCCAACTTCCTCACCGATACGCAAGCGCCGGCCGGCCCAGTCGATATCTCACAAGGTCTTGAGTTGACGGGACATTTCATTGAGCGGCGCCTGTTTTACGCCATGAACCGCGACCTGCCTGAAGCGCGGCGACGCCTGGCCGCCAAGCTTGCCCCGCGCGGCCCCGCCTAG
- the acpS gene encoding holo-ACP synthase, producing the protein MIIGMGNDLCNIERIEKSIARFGDRFKQRCFTETEIALAERRRRSAETYAKRFAAKEACAKALGTGVPRRGVHWKHMGVVNLRTGKPTMALTGGAAVRLAEMMPDGHEALIHLTITDDHPWASAVVIIEALPVQARS; encoded by the coding sequence ATGATCATCGGAATGGGCAATGATCTCTGCAATATCGAGCGGATCGAGAAGTCGATCGCCCGGTTCGGGGACCGGTTCAAGCAACGCTGCTTTACCGAGACCGAGATCGCCCTCGCTGAGCGCCGACGCCGCTCGGCCGAAACCTATGCAAAGCGTTTCGCCGCAAAGGAAGCCTGCGCGAAGGCACTTGGCACCGGCGTGCCCCGTCGCGGCGTCCACTGGAAACATATGGGCGTGGTGAACCTGAGGACGGGCAAGCCGACCATGGCCCTTACGGGCGGGGCCGCCGTGCGGCTTGCTGAAATGATGCCGGACGGACACGAGGCGCTCATTCATCTGACCATTACAGATGATCATCCATGGGCGTCGGCTGTTGTCATTATTGAGGCGCTGCCTGTACAAGCGCGCTCATGA